CGAAGCTCGCAGACCTTCGTCCGCGGTGATCACGAAATCAGAATCGCAATCCAGAATACGATTGGCAATGGAGTCCGGAGCAAAACCACCAAAAATTACTGAGTGCATAGCTCCGATACGCGTGCAGGCGAGCATTGCAAAGGCCGCCTCAGGAATCATTGGCATGTAGATCGTCACGCGATCGCCACGCTTAACTCCATGACGTTTTAGAATGTTTGCAAACTTACAAACCTCGGCATGCAATTCTCTATAGGTGATTTTTCTATTCGGAGTTTTAGGGTCATCGCCTTCCCAGATAATCGCAGTTTTATCGCCACGTGAGGGCAGATGGCGGTCGATACAGTTATAGGAAACATTCAGCTCTCCACCTTCAAACCACTTGATATGAACCGGAGAATTGAAAGAGGTGTCTTTGACCTTGTTCCACTTTTTAAACCAGTGCAGACGCTCCGCTTGATTGGCCCAGAAAGTCTCTGGGCTTTGAACAGATTCGTCGTACATTTTTTTGTATTGTGCAAAATCCATGGCGTACGTCCTTCGCTATAAGTTCACTTTTAGAACGAAGCCTTTTAAAAAACAAAAAGGCTGGGAGATATAAAATTCTCCCAGCCTTCTTATTTATAAATCAAGTACTAATGTGTCGTTGCTTAGTTGACGTCTTTATAGTCTGCGTCGATCACATCGTCGCCGCCTTTGTTAGCGCCTTCGGTTTCGGTTGAGCCACCGCCTGCGCCGCCACCACCAGATCCGTCACCGCCAGGTTGGCCGCCTTGCTTTTTGTAAAGCTCAGAAGACAACTTGTGAGTCACAGTTTGCAACTTATCGAACGCCGCTTTCAACTCAGTCGCTGGGGCACCTTTGTTCTCGAGAACTTTACGTGCTTCTGCGATGGCTTCATTAGCAGATTTTACTTCTGCCTCTGGAAGCTGCGTTCCAGCATCTTTGATCACCTTCTCTGTTTGGTAGATCAGGTTGTCCAAGTTGTTGTGAGCTTGAACTGCTTCCGCTTTTGCCTTATCGGCATCCGCTTGCAATTCCGCTTCACGAACCGCTTTTTTAACTTCTTCTTCGCTCAAACCAGATTGTGCAGTGATCTTGATCTGCTGTTGCTTGCCAGAAGACAAGTCTTTCGCAGATACGCTCAAGATACCGTTGGCGTCGATGTCGAAAGTAACTTCAACTTGAGGAACACCCCGTGGAGCTGGTGGAATGCCAGTCAACTCGAAGCGGCCCAAAGTTTTGTTATCCGCAGACATCTTACGCTCACCCTGCAACACGTGGATGTCCACCGCTGGCTGATTATCAGCTGCCGTCGAGAACACCTGCGTTTTCTTCGTAGGGATCGCTGTATTTCTCTCGATCAACGCTGTCATTACGCCGCCAAGGGTTTCAATACCGAGGCTGAGCGGAGTTACGTCGAGGAGCAATACGTCTTTCACATCACCAGCAAGAACGCCCCCTTGAACAGCGGCACCGATTGCAACCACTTCGTCAGGGTTCACAGTGCGGTTTGGTTCTTTACCGAAGAAATCTTTAACTGCTTTTTGGATCGCAGGAATACGAGTTGAACCACCCACGAGAACGACTTCATCGATCTCAGAAGCTTTCAAACCAGCGTCTTCCAAAGCCTTACGGCATGGATCCATAGAACGTTTTACCAACGCCTCAGTCATTTGCTCGAACTTCGCGCGAGAAAGGCGCGTTTGCAAATGCTTAGGACCTGTTTGGTCCGCCGTGATGAACGGAAGATTGATCTCTGTATCTTGCGCAGAAGAGAGTTCAATTTTCGCTTTCTCAGCCGCTTCTTTCAAACGTTGCAAAGCCATTTTGTCGTTTTTCAAATCAATGCCTTGGTCTTTTTTGAACTCAGTGATGAGCCATTCCAAGATCACTGTATCGAAGTTATCACCACCCAAGTGAGTGTCACCGTTCGTCGAACGAACTTCAACAACACCGTCACCAACTTCAAGGATAGAGATATCGAATGTACCGCCACCGAAGTCGTAGATTGCGATCTTCTCGTCTTTTTTCTTATCCAAGCCGTACGCCAACGCAGCCGCAGTCGGTTCGTTGATGATACGTTTGATCTCTAGACCCGCGATGCGACCGGCGTCTTTCGTTGCCTGTCTTTGAGAGTCATTGAAGTACGCTGGAACTGTGACAACAGCTTCAGTCACCGGCTCGCCCAAATAGTCTTCAGCAACTTTTTTGAGTTTTGCCAAAACAGCCGCACCGATTTCTTCTGGAGAAACCTGCTTACCGTTTGTCAGCTTGAATACGCAGTCATTGCCTTTAGCAACTACTGTGTACGGAACGAGTTTGATCTCTTCGCTGATTTCGTCGAATCTGCGACCGATAAAACGTTTCGCAGAATAAATTGTGTTTTCAGGATTTGTCACTGCCTGACGTTTCGCGATTTGACCCACGAGACGATCGCCGTCTTTCGTGAATGCAACCACTGAAGGAGTCGTGCGTGCGCCTTCCTCATTCACTAGAACTTTCGGTTCGCCACCTTCCATGATCGCCACGCAAGAGTTGGTCGTACCTAAGTCAATACCAATAATTTTTCCCATTGTTCACTCCTTAAAATACTAAACTATCTAACACTTTAAACATGTGTCGGCCGCTGCCGACGTCAAGGTCGCGGACCTCTTTTTTGGCTACTTTTTCTTGCCGAAAAAGCCGCCGCCTTCACCTTTGACTTGAATACCCTCTAATTTTGCCAAATCGCGTAAGAGTTTTTCTTCTTCTTTTGAGATTTTTTCGGGAAATTCGACCTCAAGTGTGCAATAGAGGTCGCCACGGCGATGGCCTCTGAGGGACGGTAAACCTTGGCCTCCCACCTTGAGGGTTTTGCCGTTTGGCGTGCCCTTAGGGATGTCCAAAGTGATGTCGTCGTCCAGGCTTTCTACCGGCAATTCCGCTCCTAAAAGCAATTGGAGATAGGAGACTTCGACTGTGGTATGAAGGTCATCCCCTTCGCGCTCAAAATTCGCATGATCTTTTACACGAATCTCAACATAGAGGTCGCCCGCAGGCCCCCCGTTGTAACCGCCTTCCCCTTCGTTGCCGACGCGCAAACGAGTGCCAGTGTCGACACCTGGAGGAATGTTGATGCGGATCTTACGATGCTCAGGCACACGGCCTTTTCCCTTACAGGACTTGCATGGATTTTTGATCGTCGTCCCTTGCCCGTGACAGGTTGGGCAGGTTGAAGCGACGCTAAAGAAGCCCTGCTGACGGATGACTTGGCCTTGGCCATGGCAGGTCGGACAGGTCACAGGTGCAGAGCCTTTTTCAGCTCCGCTGCCTTTGCACTCGCCACAAGAGGTGTCGGTATCAAATTCGATGTCTTTTTCAAGGCCGCGGAGAACGTCTTTCAGAGTGATCTCCGTCACGTAACGAAGATCCGCCCCTCTGCGAGGTTCTGTACGAGAACGAGTGCGACGTTGCTGGCCGCCTCCGAAGAAGTCGCCAAAGATGTCGCCGAAGTTGGCGAAAATATCTTCCATGTCTGGATGGCCACCACCGCCGCCCATGCCACCGCGGAAAGCCGCGTGGCCGAAGCGGTCGTACTGCGCCCGCTTTTGCGGATCGCTCAGAATTTCATAGGCACTGGCGCACTCTTTGAACTTTTCTTCGGCTTCGGGATTGCCGGGATTTTTATCAGGATGGAACTGCATGGCCAGCTTGCGATAGGCCTTCTTAATCGTATCTCCATCGGCATCGCGAGCGACGCCCAAGACCTCGTAGTAATCCCTTTGAT
The sequence above is drawn from the Bdellovibrionales bacterium genome and encodes:
- the dnaK gene encoding molecular chaperone DnaK, with product MGKIIGIDLGTTNSCVAIMEGGEPKVLVNEEGARTTPSVVAFTKDGDRLVGQIAKRQAVTNPENTIYSAKRFIGRRFDEISEEIKLVPYTVVAKGNDCVFKLTNGKQVSPEEIGAAVLAKLKKVAEDYLGEPVTEAVVTVPAYFNDSQRQATKDAGRIAGLEIKRIINEPTAAALAYGLDKKKDEKIAIYDFGGGTFDISILEVGDGVVEVRSTNGDTHLGGDNFDTVILEWLITEFKKDQGIDLKNDKMALQRLKEAAEKAKIELSSAQDTEINLPFITADQTGPKHLQTRLSRAKFEQMTEALVKRSMDPCRKALEDAGLKASEIDEVVLVGGSTRIPAIQKAVKDFFGKEPNRTVNPDEVVAIGAAVQGGVLAGDVKDVLLLDVTPLSLGIETLGGVMTALIERNTAIPTKKTQVFSTAADNQPAVDIHVLQGERKMSADNKTLGRFELTGIPPAPRGVPQVEVTFDIDANGILSVSAKDLSSGKQQQIKITAQSGLSEEEVKKAVREAELQADADKAKAEAVQAHNNLDNLIYQTEKVIKDAGTQLPEAEVKSANEAIAEARKVLENKGAPATELKAAFDKLQTVTHKLSSELYKKQGGQPGGDGSGGGGAGGGSTETEGANKGGDDVIDADYKDVN
- the dnaJ gene encoding molecular chaperone DnaJ, translating into MSNQRDYYEVLGVARDADGDTIKKAYRKLAMQFHPDKNPGNPEAEEKFKECASAYEILSDPQKRAQYDRFGHAAFRGGMGGGGGHPDMEDIFANFGDIFGDFFGGGQQRRTRSRTEPRRGADLRYVTEITLKDVLRGLEKDIEFDTDTSCGECKGSGAEKGSAPVTCPTCHGQGQVIRQQGFFSVASTCPTCHGQGTTIKNPCKSCKGKGRVPEHRKIRINIPPGVDTGTRLRVGNEGEGGYNGGPAGDLYVEIRVKDHANFEREGDDLHTTVEVSYLQLLLGAELPVESLDDDITLDIPKGTPNGKTLKVGGQGLPSLRGHRRGDLYCTLEVEFPEKISKEEEKLLRDLAKLEGIQVKGEGGGFFGKKK